A genome region from Labilibaculum antarcticum includes the following:
- the pepF gene encoding oligoendopeptidase F, which produces MKMNLKQMGKGLLAVAFATTICLQANAQVNYKTREEIPEKYKWNFSDIYESWDDWEVDFKAISGDMEKIISCKGTLGESSDNLLKLMTAQESLMKKAYKVYQFVSFQSTVDTRNMELQAKLQRVGLLFASFGPTTAWISPEMIAIPEATMKQWLAENKDLKIYEFELMDMYRLQKHVLSEELGKMVSYYSQVSGTAGSVFSALSTTDIEFQEIELSDSSKVTVTPGVYSQITSSSTLTQEDRRKAYEAIYDVYYKNKNTYAAIYNGIIQAEWANARAKNYETCLDASLEGNNIPKDVYLNLIKTVKENTAPVQKYYKLRKKVLGLEKYYGFDGSISLVDFDKKFPYDEAVKIVTESVLPLGKDYQSKLKTATASGWLDVYENPGKRSGAFSAGVYGVHPYMLLNYDETLEYVFTLAHELGHTMHTTLSNETQPFTTSNYTIFVAEVASTFNERLLLDYMMKTTKDPKERIALLTQSIEGIIGTFFAQTMFADYEYQVHTMVEQGQPVNAEILTNTWGEIADQYYGDVSEKTQYSNYPWTRIPHFYNSPYYVYQYATCFASSAKLYKDVTEGSKTEKQDALKRYTTLLQSGGNDFPMEQLKKAGVDLSKPEAMLAVINQLDKLVDQLAIEIDKIKM; this is translated from the coding sequence ATGAAAATGAATTTAAAACAAATGGGAAAAGGACTACTTGCTGTTGCTTTTGCGACAACAATCTGTTTGCAGGCAAATGCGCAGGTAAATTACAAGACTCGCGAAGAAATACCAGAAAAATACAAATGGAATTTTAGTGATATTTATGAAAGCTGGGACGACTGGGAAGTTGATTTCAAAGCAATTTCGGGTGACATGGAGAAAATCATATCCTGCAAAGGAACTCTTGGTGAAAGTTCTGATAACCTACTAAAGTTGATGACTGCACAAGAGAGCTTAATGAAAAAAGCTTACAAAGTATATCAATTTGTTTCTTTCCAAAGCACGGTTGATACCCGCAATATGGAATTACAGGCAAAACTACAGAGAGTTGGACTTTTGTTTGCAAGCTTTGGGCCAACCACAGCTTGGATTTCGCCGGAAATGATTGCAATTCCAGAAGCTACAATGAAACAGTGGCTTGCTGAAAACAAAGACTTAAAAATTTACGAATTCGAATTAATGGACATGTATCGTTTACAAAAGCATGTTTTAAGCGAAGAATTGGGTAAAATGGTTTCTTACTACTCTCAGGTATCCGGAACTGCGGGATCTGTATTTTCGGCTTTATCAACCACGGATATCGAATTTCAGGAAATTGAATTATCGGATAGTTCGAAAGTTACGGTAACACCAGGTGTGTACTCTCAAATTACCAGCTCAAGTACACTAACTCAAGAAGACCGTAGAAAGGCTTATGAAGCAATTTACGATGTGTACTACAAGAATAAAAATACTTATGCCGCAATTTACAACGGCATTATCCAGGCTGAATGGGCAAATGCTCGTGCCAAAAATTATGAAACATGTTTAGATGCATCTTTGGAAGGAAACAACATACCGAAAGATGTGTATTTGAACTTGATTAAGACTGTAAAAGAAAATACTGCGCCAGTTCAGAAATATTACAAGCTTCGTAAAAAAGTATTGGGCTTGGAAAAATACTATGGATTTGACGGATCAATCAGTTTGGTTGATTTTGATAAGAAATTTCCATATGATGAAGCAGTTAAAATAGTCACTGAATCGGTTTTGCCTTTGGGTAAGGATTATCAGTCGAAATTAAAAACAGCAACCGCTAGTGGTTGGTTGGATGTTTATGAAAACCCAGGAAAACGTTCCGGAGCATTTTCAGCAGGCGTTTACGGTGTGCATCCATACATGCTATTAAATTACGATGAAACACTGGAATATGTATTTACTTTGGCTCATGAGTTAGGTCATACCATGCACACAACTCTATCGAACGAGACTCAGCCCTTTACAACTTCTAATTACACTATTTTTGTGGCCGAGGTTGCTTCTACCTTTAATGAGCGTTTGTTGTTGGATTATATGATGAAAACAACCAAAGATCCGAAAGAGCGTATTGCTTTACTAACTCAGTCTATTGAGGGAATTATTGGAACCTTTTTTGCTCAAACAATGTTTGCTGATTACGAATATCAGGTTCACACTATGGTGGAGCAAGGACAGCCTGTAAACGCTGAAATTCTTACAAATACCTGGGGCGAAATTGCTGACCAGTATTATGGAGATGTTTCTGAAAAAACACAATATTCGAACTATCCTTGGACAAGAATCCCTCATTTCTACAACTCTCCTTACTACGTGTACCAATATGCAACTTGTTTTGCATCGTCGGCCAAATTATATAAGGATGTAACCGAAGGAAGCAAAACAGAGAAACAGGATGCTTTGAAAAGATACACAACTCTTTTACAATCGGGTGGTAACGATTTCCCTATGGAACAATTGAAAAAAGCTGGTGTTGACTTGTCGAAACCAGAAGCTATGTTGGCTGTTATTAATCAATTGGATAAGTTGGTTGATCAATTAGCCATCGAAATTGATAAGATCAAAATGTAA